A genomic segment from Desulfonatronum lacustre DSM 10312 encodes:
- a CDS encoding ribonuclease HII — translation MPGPTNRPADGRLSGSFSGLLAGEETVRCLGLTAGLDEAGRGCLAGPVVAAAVILPESYDLPGLTDSKKLRAEARERLARAVRDQAAAWSLGLAWPREIERVNILRASLLAMTRAVRTLKVRPNALIVDGPHRVPLDMPQQAVVRADATVPAVSAASILAKTFRDKLLTFLDRRHPGYDLAIHKGYPTARHLEALRRLGPAPVHRLTFKGVLAATGRDARREQLWLPGI, via the coding sequence ATGCCCGGGCCAACGAATCGGCCCGCGGACGGGCGACTGTCCGGGAGCTTTTCCGGCCTCCTGGCCGGTGAAGAAACGGTGCGCTGCCTCGGTTTGACCGCCGGGTTGGACGAGGCCGGGCGGGGATGCCTGGCTGGCCCGGTGGTGGCCGCGGCGGTGATTCTTCCTGAGTCGTACGATCTGCCCGGCCTGACCGATTCAAAAAAACTCCGGGCCGAGGCGCGGGAGCGTCTGGCCCGTGCCGTTCGAGATCAGGCCGCGGCCTGGTCCCTAGGACTGGCTTGGCCGCGGGAAATCGAGCGGGTGAACATCCTGCGGGCTTCCCTGCTGGCCATGACCCGGGCGGTGCGCACCCTGAAGGTGCGCCCGAATGCGTTGATCGTGGACGGGCCGCATCGGGTTCCCCTGGACATGCCCCAACAGGCGGTGGTCAGGGCGGACGCCACGGTTCCGGCTGTTTCCGCCGCCTCCATCCTGGCCAAGACTTTTCGCGACAAACTCCTGACCTTTCTGGACCGCCGCCATCCGGGCTACGACCTGGCGATCCACAAAGGCTACCCCACGGCCCGACACCTGGAGGCCCTGCGGCGTCTCGGACCGGCTCCGGTGCACCGGCTGACCTTCAAGGGCGTTTTGGCCGCCACCGGCCGGGATGCTCGGCGGGAACAGCTATGGTTGCCGGGCATCTGA
- a CDS encoding YraN family protein — protein MVAGHLRQGQAGEDAAVQLLKELGFQILERNWRCQSGEVDVICQDRDTVVFVEVRTRGACARTSPAQSVNRSKITKLTRAASYYLSRRDWWERPCRFDVVAVIHTAQGHRLEHIPDAFSFPQTLGRGRNPWQPW, from the coding sequence ATGGTTGCCGGGCATCTGAGACAGGGACAGGCCGGCGAGGATGCAGCTGTTCAGTTGCTGAAAGAGCTGGGTTTTCAGATTCTGGAACGCAACTGGCGCTGTCAATCCGGCGAAGTGGACGTTATCTGTCAGGACCGGGACACCGTGGTGTTCGTCGAAGTCCGAACCCGAGGGGCTTGCGCCCGCACCTCTCCGGCCCAGAGCGTGAACCGCTCCAAAATCACCAAGCTGACCCGGGCCGCCAGCTACTATCTCAGCCGGCGCGACTGGTGGGAGCGGCCATGCCGATTCGACGTGGTCGCGGTGATCCACACCGCCCAGGGACACCGACTGGAGCACATTCCTGATGCCTTTTCCTTCCCCCAGACTCTGGGTCGTGGCCGGAACCCTTGGCAACCCTGGTGA
- the rsmI gene encoding 16S rRNA (cytidine(1402)-2'-O)-methyltransferase has translation MPFPSPRLWVVAGTLGNPGDFSPRAKEVLEGADLILAEDTRRAGLFFQRHGVTPKGTLRSFFEHNEQDRIPSVLSVLEQGRDVALISDAGTPLIGDPGYRLVRACRDAGIPVSPVPGPCAPVAALCASGLPPSPFTFLGFLPRQAGDQKRLFLSWAEAATTLIFFERNSRLRDTLETVLECLGPRELCLARELTKEHEQIILGRLESHQDMEWDPRGEVTVLVGPPEAPEKTLDVDVDQMLSEEMLTGPPKQIAARVAARAHGWSSKEVYARLIALARAAPTSRTP, from the coding sequence ATGCCTTTTCCTTCCCCCAGACTCTGGGTCGTGGCCGGAACCCTTGGCAACCCTGGTGACTTTTCACCCCGGGCCAAAGAGGTCCTGGAAGGCGCGGACCTGATTCTGGCCGAGGACACCCGCCGGGCCGGGTTGTTCTTTCAGCGCCACGGCGTGACCCCCAAGGGAACCCTGCGCAGTTTTTTCGAGCACAATGAACAGGACCGGATTCCCTCGGTCCTGAGCGTTTTGGAGCAGGGGCGCGACGTGGCCCTTATTTCCGACGCCGGAACACCGCTGATCGGCGACCCGGGATACCGTCTGGTCCGAGCCTGTCGCGACGCCGGGATCCCGGTCTCTCCGGTCCCCGGTCCCTGCGCCCCGGTGGCCGCTTTGTGCGCTTCCGGCCTTCCTCCCTCTCCGTTCACCTTCCTGGGTTTTTTGCCTCGCCAGGCCGGGGATCAAAAACGGTTGTTTCTCTCGTGGGCCGAAGCGGCCACCACCCTGATTTTTTTCGAGCGCAACTCCCGGCTGCGCGACACCCTGGAAACGGTCCTGGAATGCCTGGGACCACGGGAGCTTTGCCTGGCCCGCGAATTGACCAAGGAGCATGAGCAGATTATTCTGGGACGTTTGGAAAGCCATCAGGACATGGAGTGGGACCCTCGCGGCGAGGTGACCGTGCTCGTCGGCCCGCCGGAAGCCCCGGAGAAGACCTTGGACGTGGATGTGGACCAGATGCTGTCGGAAGAGATGCTGACCGGCCCGCCAAAGCAGATAGCCGCTCGGGTCGCTGCCAGGGCTCATGGATGGTCTTCCAAGGAGGTCTACGCCAGGTTGATCGCCTTGGCCCGGGCCGCCCCCACTTCGAGGACCCCATGA
- the rplS gene encoding 50S ribosomal protein L19: MDLMKKIEYSQMRMDIPQFKAGDTVKVHVRIIEGDKERIQMFEGVVLCRHRGTTNATFTVRKMSDGIGVERIFPLHSPFIERVEVLSEGRVRRSRIFYLRKLRGKASRIKSKNAWDN; encoded by the coding sequence ATGGATTTGATGAAAAAGATCGAATATTCCCAGATGCGCATGGACATCCCGCAGTTCAAGGCCGGAGACACGGTCAAGGTGCATGTCCGGATCATCGAGGGAGACAAGGAACGGATTCAGATGTTCGAGGGCGTGGTGCTCTGTCGGCATCGCGGCACCACCAACGCCACCTTCACCGTGCGCAAAATGTCCGATGGGATCGGCGTGGAGCGTATTTTCCCCCTGCATTCCCCCTTCATCGAGCGCGTGGAAGTTCTCAGCGAGGGCCGGGTCCGTCGCAGCCGGATTTTCTACCTGCGCAAGCTCCGGGGCAAGGCCAGTCGGATCAAGTCCAAGAACGCCTGGGACAACTAG
- the ptsP gene encoding phosphoenolpyruvate--protein phosphotransferase has product MALQILQGIPVSTGIALGRAFFLNRGRARNVPRQNIPDGEVQAELSRVEQAFSQALAELENIQGRVPAELLEHARIIDSHIMMLQDPKLLESAKAYIRSMQLNAEWALEKAVADIETVFRSIEDAYIRERIQDVRLVAGRVQQHLLGESGNSLRSINTRIILLAHDLSPADTVELEVGKIMAFATVTGGKTSHTGILARAMQIPAIVGAADLEESIQDGQLIIIDGLQGRIIIEPDEEELAGFTDLKYQFEEYQAGINRSSHLPAETIDGYRVKVFANIELLEEVSSVLGNGGEGVGLYRTEYSYLNRLQLPDEEQLLEEYQDLASIMFPGKVVLRTLDVGADKFMNHFGGLDEANPALGLRAVRFCLHHMDLFRVQLRAILRASVHENISLMFPMVSGLGELRQVKSVLNSVRMELKKEGLKYNPEMPVGIMIELPSAMITADILATEVDFFSIGTNDLIQYSLGIDRTNSFVSYLYQPLHPALVRMIKYVVDAGHRAGIEVSICGEMAADPYCIPVLMGMHVDCLSMNPQAVPVIKHIIRQATMEECKALLKDVLASKTVGRNNKLVKDSIFRRHPSELMFYSSLLDEGY; this is encoded by the coding sequence GTGGCTCTCCAAATACTTCAAGGAATTCCCGTCTCCACCGGCATCGCCTTGGGGCGGGCGTTTTTCCTGAATCGCGGCAGGGCCCGCAACGTTCCGCGCCAGAATATTCCGGACGGCGAGGTGCAGGCCGAGCTGTCCCGCGTGGAGCAGGCCTTTTCGCAGGCTTTGGCCGAACTCGAGAACATTCAGGGCCGCGTGCCCGCGGAACTGCTGGAACACGCGCGGATCATCGATTCGCACATCATGATGCTCCAGGACCCCAAGCTGCTGGAATCGGCCAAGGCCTACATCCGGAGCATGCAGCTGAACGCGGAGTGGGCCTTGGAAAAGGCCGTGGCGGACATTGAAACGGTTTTTCGCAGCATCGAGGACGCCTACATCCGGGAACGGATTCAGGACGTGCGTCTGGTGGCGGGCCGGGTCCAGCAGCATCTGTTGGGCGAGTCCGGGAACAGCCTGCGGTCCATCAACACCCGGATCATTCTTCTGGCCCACGACCTCAGTCCGGCGGACACGGTGGAGCTGGAAGTGGGCAAGATCATGGCCTTTGCCACGGTCACCGGCGGCAAAACCTCGCACACCGGAATCCTGGCCCGGGCCATGCAGATTCCGGCCATCGTCGGCGCGGCCGATCTGGAGGAGTCCATCCAGGACGGGCAGCTGATCATCATCGACGGCCTGCAAGGGCGGATCATCATCGAGCCGGACGAGGAGGAATTGGCCGGCTTCACGGATCTGAAATACCAGTTCGAGGAGTACCAGGCCGGGATCAACCGCTCCAGCCATCTGCCCGCGGAAACCATTGATGGGTACCGGGTCAAGGTTTTCGCGAACATCGAACTGCTGGAAGAGGTGTCCTCGGTGCTGGGCAACGGCGGCGAGGGGGTCGGGCTGTACCGCACCGAGTACTCCTATCTGAACCGACTCCAGCTGCCGGACGAGGAACAGTTGCTGGAAGAATACCAGGACCTGGCCTCGATCATGTTTCCCGGCAAGGTGGTGTTGCGTACCCTGGACGTGGGTGCGGACAAGTTCATGAACCACTTCGGCGGCCTGGACGAGGCTAATCCGGCCCTGGGTCTGCGGGCGGTGCGATTCTGCCTGCACCATATGGATCTGTTTCGGGTTCAGTTGCGGGCGATATTGCGGGCCAGCGTCCACGAGAACATTTCATTGATGTTTCCCATGGTGTCCGGGTTGGGCGAACTGCGCCAGGTCAAGTCCGTGCTGAACAGCGTGCGGATGGAGTTGAAGAAGGAAGGATTGAAGTACAATCCGGAAATGCCCGTGGGGATCATGATCGAGCTGCCTTCAGCCATGATCACGGCGGACATCCTGGCCACGGAGGTGGACTTCTTCAGCATCGGGACCAACGACCTGATCCAGTACAGTCTGGGCATCGACCGGACCAACTCCTTTGTCTCCTATCTGTACCAACCGCTGCATCCGGCTCTGGTCCGGATGATCAAGTACGTGGTGGACGCCGGGCATCGGGCCGGCATAGAGGTGAGCATCTGCGGGGAAATGGCCGCGGACCCCTACTGCATCCCGGTGCTCATGGGCATGCATGTGGACTGCCTGAGCATGAACCCTCAGGCCGTGCCGGTGATCAAGCACATCATTCGTCAGGCGACCATGGAGGAGTGCAAGGCCCTGCTCAAGGACGTCCTGGCCAGCAAAACCGTGGGACGGAACAACAAGCTGGTCAAGGACAGCATTTTCCGCCGCCATCCCAGTGAACTGATGTTCTATTCTTCCCTGCTGGACGAGGGGTACTGA
- the smpB gene encoding SsrA-binding protein SmpB, with the protein MKPKSDGTRLIAQNKKARHEYEILETLEAGLALMGSEVKSLRDGKVSFKDGYVRFTGGDPVLVGVHIAPYAHAVHTGHEPERPRKLLLHRHQIDAWSAKTAQKGLTVVPLKMYWKAGRAKVEIGLARGKKYHDQREDLKRRAMDRDLAREM; encoded by the coding sequence ATGAAACCGAAAAGCGACGGGACCCGGCTGATCGCCCAGAACAAGAAAGCCCGCCACGAATACGAAATCCTGGAAACCCTGGAGGCCGGCCTGGCCCTGATGGGCTCGGAGGTGAAATCCCTGCGCGACGGCAAGGTCAGCTTCAAGGACGGTTACGTTCGGTTCACGGGCGGAGACCCGGTGCTGGTGGGCGTGCATATCGCCCCGTACGCCCACGCCGTGCATACCGGACACGAACCGGAGCGCCCGCGCAAACTGCTCCTGCACCGCCACCAGATCGACGCCTGGAGCGCCAAGACCGCCCAAAAGGGCCTGACCGTGGTGCCGCTGAAAATGTACTGGAAAGCCGGTCGAGCCAAGGTGGAAATCGGCCTGGCCCGAGGCAAGAAATACCACGACCAGCGCGAGGACCTCAAACGCCGGGCCATGGATCGGGATCTGGCCCGGGAGATGTGA
- a CDS encoding FAD-binding oxidoreductase has protein sequence MPLTTSQRAFLRDQFVGDDYLEQPEATCVYGTDASRRFALPWAVVRPRTVEQVKELLTWAHREEIPLFPRARGTNVVAGCVPQGGGVVVSCLAMDRVDIQEDDFTAEVQPGVVTGAFQTQVQARGLYYPPDPASVRFSTLGGNAATCAGGMRAVKYGVTRDYVLGIEAVLPGGELIHTGARTHKNVVGLDLTRLLVGSAGTLAFFTKLTLKLLPLPPAQASLMVGYRSLDDALAASQAVFRAGILPVAMELMPEEVLDCVARIAAPPWNAATKAVLLLKCDGRPEGLREELALIRSALEGLAPVFVEEGRDPVAEERLWEARRLINPASFRLAPDKISEDVSLPRGKVAEGILGIRGIGRAHDLPILTFGHLGDGNIHVNIMHDASDENQRDHAFQAREAVLELVLRLGGVLSGEHGLGLTKRGWLHRQVGPVERGLFSLIKRAFDPKGIMNPGKAY, from the coding sequence ATGCCTCTGACAACCAGCCAACGCGCCTTTCTTCGCGATCAATTTGTCGGCGACGATTATTTGGAACAGCCGGAGGCGACCTGCGTGTATGGGACGGACGCCAGTCGGCGGTTTGCTTTGCCGTGGGCCGTGGTACGTCCCCGGACGGTGGAGCAGGTAAAGGAGCTTTTGACCTGGGCGCACCGGGAAGAGATCCCGCTGTTTCCCCGGGCCAGGGGGACCAACGTGGTGGCCGGGTGCGTGCCCCAGGGCGGCGGGGTGGTGGTGTCCTGTCTGGCCATGGACCGGGTGGACATTCAGGAAGACGATTTCACGGCCGAGGTCCAGCCGGGGGTGGTCACCGGGGCTTTCCAGACCCAGGTTCAGGCGCGGGGGTTGTATTATCCTCCGGACCCGGCCAGCGTGCGCTTCTCCACCCTGGGCGGCAACGCGGCCACCTGTGCCGGAGGGATGCGGGCCGTGAAGTACGGCGTGACCCGGGACTACGTCCTGGGCATTGAGGCCGTGCTGCCAGGCGGAGAGTTGATCCACACCGGGGCCCGGACGCACAAGAACGTGGTCGGCCTGGATCTGACCCGCTTGCTGGTGGGCTCCGCCGGAACTCTGGCCTTTTTTACCAAACTGACTCTGAAGCTGCTGCCCCTGCCCCCGGCTCAAGCTTCTCTGATGGTCGGCTACCGATCCCTGGACGACGCGCTGGCCGCGTCCCAGGCCGTGTTCCGGGCCGGGATTCTGCCCGTGGCCATGGAATTGATGCCTGAGGAGGTCCTGGACTGCGTGGCCCGGATTGCCGCGCCGCCCTGGAACGCGGCCACCAAGGCGGTCCTGCTGCTCAAATGCGACGGTCGCCCGGAAGGATTACGGGAAGAGTTGGCCCTGATCCGGAGCGCCCTGGAGGGGCTTGCTCCGGTCTTCGTGGAGGAGGGCCGGGACCCCGTGGCCGAGGAGCGACTTTGGGAAGCGCGGCGCTTGATCAATCCGGCCTCCTTCCGTCTGGCCCCGGACAAGATCAGCGAAGACGTCTCTCTCCCCCGGGGCAAGGTGGCGGAAGGGATTCTTGGCATTCGGGGCATCGGTCGCGCCCACGATTTGCCGATCCTGACCTTCGGCCACCTGGGCGACGGCAACATCCACGTCAACATCATGCACGACGCTTCGGACGAGAACCAGCGGGACCATGCGTTCCAGGCCCGGGAAGCCGTGCTGGAACTGGTGCTCCGCTTGGGCGGCGTTCTTTCCGGAGAGCACGGCCTGGGCCTGACCAAGCGCGGCTGGCTGCATCGGCAGGTCGGCCCGGTGGAGCGCGGCCTGTTCTCCCTGATCAAACGCGCCTTCGATCCCAAGGGCATCATGAACCCGGGCAAGGCGTATTGA
- a CDS encoding PTS system mannose/fructose/sorbose family transporter subunit IID has product MTSPMVTSKSTPRSTHGTTPGTTPGTLPSSLSFRVMLRTFLRTYLVGANYNTRGMQNVGLALALEPGLTVIHRNSQELRKARRRSLQHYNTHPFWTPLLAGIFLSLERDIARGVLPPPMLQRVKNTTTYTLSALGDSFFSGAALVFCVLVLTLLLAHGWTGLAWTWLICCFLGVQVFKLATFVGGFREGIAFLSRLKRWNLINWGQRIKLVNAGLLLLLWWRLWPEMRVEGGPEWAWIFWTAAVLCCAFGYFRLRVSRVWFVLAFLAVWIGLWTVWSGL; this is encoded by the coding sequence ATGACATCCCCCATGGTCACCTCCAAGAGCACCCCCAGGTCCACACACGGGACCACGCCTGGGACCACACCCGGCACGCTTCCCTCCTCCCTCAGCTTCCGGGTCATGCTGCGCACGTTCCTGCGCACTTACCTCGTGGGCGCCAACTACAACACCCGTGGGATGCAAAACGTCGGCCTGGCGCTGGCCTTGGAGCCCGGTCTGACCGTCATTCACCGCAATTCCCAGGAGTTGCGCAAAGCCCGGCGTCGGTCTCTGCAACACTACAATACGCATCCCTTCTGGACGCCGCTTTTGGCTGGCATTTTTTTGTCCCTGGAACGGGACATCGCCCGGGGAGTGCTGCCGCCGCCCATGTTGCAACGGGTCAAGAACACCACGACCTACACCCTGTCAGCCCTGGGCGACTCTTTTTTCAGCGGCGCGGCCCTGGTATTTTGCGTCCTGGTTCTGACGCTGCTGCTTGCACATGGATGGACGGGATTGGCGTGGACATGGCTGATCTGCTGTTTTCTGGGTGTGCAGGTGTTCAAACTGGCGACCTTTGTCGGTGGATTTCGGGAGGGCATCGCGTTTTTGAGTCGGCTGAAACGCTGGAACCTGATCAACTGGGGACAGCGCATCAAGCTGGTCAACGCCGGACTGTTGCTTCTGCTTTGGTGGCGGCTCTGGCCCGAGATGCGCGTCGAGGGCGGCCCGGAATGGGCGTGGATTTTCTGGACCGCGGCGGTGCTGTGCTGTGCTTTCGGTTATTTCCGGTTGCGCGTGTCCAGGGTCTGGTTCGTGTTGGCCTTTCTCGCAGTCTGGATCGGGCTTTGGACCGTCTGGAGCGGGCTGTGA
- a CDS encoding (Fe-S)-binding protein: MREKKRHANPATPCPTDSGVPTRPCILCGKCLDVCPLFAATGREELSPRGKSFLIRQALEEGNLHDPAAAGKLLGLCLGCGRCADGCPQGRNLPELLREVKAGHPGWQAWIWRIWITRAKRLWPLAGRCAGLFPEQLGTKIMDAPRAMVRRPSRERTSGGFERVADEAVLPGNAVLFPGCTARFARPWWMANAARMLGMAGDGLNTFPDWQCCGFTVAQAGLPGLNAEMQVRNVALWRELGRPRLLTICATCTTALRGYAKAADLFHDDRERLAWEAAVQPLSGLLTSEDFRAVGSGEVFYHRPCHAPTPDPDEAFLRGVFTTRLIAEAENACCGMGGVMRLSAPSLSSQVAARCWSKVPEQSELTVATGCSGCVVQLAATAPQGFEVAHWLELLEG, from the coding sequence ATGAGAGAAAAAAAACGTCACGCCAATCCCGCGACACCATGCCCCACGGACTCGGGCGTTCCGACGCGGCCCTGCATTCTTTGCGGCAAGTGTCTGGACGTCTGTCCGTTGTTCGCGGCCACGGGGCGGGAGGAGTTGAGCCCTCGGGGCAAGTCCTTTTTGATCCGCCAGGCATTGGAGGAGGGCAATCTCCATGATCCGGCCGCGGCCGGCAAGCTGCTGGGGCTGTGCCTGGGGTGCGGACGGTGCGCGGATGGTTGTCCTCAAGGCCGAAATCTTCCGGAACTGCTGCGGGAGGTGAAGGCCGGTCATCCGGGGTGGCAGGCCTGGATCTGGCGGATCTGGATCACCCGGGCCAAGCGTCTGTGGCCGCTGGCGGGCCGTTGCGCGGGGTTGTTCCCGGAACAACTCGGCACCAAAATAATGGATGCGCCGCGGGCCATGGTGCGTCGGCCTTCTCGGGAGCGGACATCCGGTGGCTTTGAGCGGGTTGCCGACGAAGCTGTTTTGCCCGGGAACGCCGTGCTGTTCCCCGGATGCACGGCGCGATTCGCCAGACCCTGGTGGATGGCGAACGCGGCACGGATGCTGGGGATGGCGGGTGATGGATTGAACACCTTTCCGGATTGGCAATGTTGCGGTTTTACCGTGGCTCAGGCAGGATTACCCGGTTTGAACGCCGAAATGCAGGTCCGGAACGTGGCCTTGTGGCGGGAACTGGGACGGCCCAGGCTGCTCACCATCTGCGCCACCTGCACCACGGCCCTACGCGGGTACGCGAAGGCGGCGGACCTGTTTCACGACGATCGGGAACGGCTGGCTTGGGAAGCGGCCGTCCAGCCGTTGAGCGGTCTGCTCACTTCGGAGGACTTTCGGGCCGTGGGGAGCGGAGAGGTTTTCTATCACCGCCCTTGTCACGCCCCGACCCCGGACCCGGATGAGGCTTTTTTGCGCGGCGTATTCACGACACGATTGATTGCCGAGGCCGAAAACGCCTGCTGCGGGATGGGCGGCGTGATGCGACTCAGCGCGCCGAGCCTGTCCTCCCAGGTCGCGGCCCGGTGCTGGAGCAAGGTGCCAGAGCAAAGTGAACTCACCGTGGCCACTGGGTGCAGCGGGTGCGTGGTTCAACTCGCGGCCACGGCACCCCAAGGCTTCGAGGTCGCGCACTGGTTGGAGCTGCTTGAAGGGTGA
- a CDS encoding HPr family phosphocarrier protein — protein METLDVVSRKVFVANELGLHARPAARLAREAQKYSSRITLLSQEQEVDAKSILDLLTLALGPGCAVELKAQGEDAQSALEQLEQLFLNRFEEER, from the coding sequence ATGGAAACACTTGATGTGGTGAGTCGGAAGGTCTTCGTGGCCAATGAGCTGGGACTGCATGCCCGTCCGGCGGCTCGTCTGGCCCGGGAGGCCCAAAAATATTCTTCGCGGATCACCCTGCTTTCTCAGGAGCAGGAGGTGGACGCCAAGAGCATTCTCGACCTGCTGACCCTGGCCTTGGGGCCGGGGTGCGCCGTGGAATTGAAGGCCCAGGGAGAGGACGCCCAATCCGCCCTGGAGCAGCTTGAGCAGTTGTTTTTGAATCGTTTTGAAGAGGAGCGTTAG